A genomic segment from Propionispora hippei DSM 15287 encodes:
- a CDS encoding head maturation protease, ClpP-related, producing the protein MKKFWNWVKNEEGRTLYFDGYIAQDSWFDDDITPKKFKAELTAATGDIAVWLNSPGGDVFAASQIYTMLKEYEGKVTVKIDGIAASAASVIAMAGDEIVMSPVAMMMIHNPATVIFGEAADLQSGIKMLSEVKESIVNAYEARTGLPRAKISNMMDAETWFSAQKAVELGFADQILYAPENTDASEGFIFDKMTVTNAFLRKLPKVKPEHPITQAGTTHKELLTRLELLK; encoded by the coding sequence ATGAAGAAATTTTGGAACTGGGTGAAGAACGAAGAAGGACGCACCCTGTACTTTGACGGCTACATCGCCCAGGACAGCTGGTTTGACGATGACATCACCCCGAAAAAATTCAAGGCCGAGCTTACAGCAGCCACCGGCGACATTGCGGTTTGGCTCAATTCTCCGGGCGGCGATGTCTTTGCGGCCAGCCAGATCTATACCATGCTCAAGGAATATGAGGGCAAGGTTACGGTCAAAATCGACGGAATCGCTGCCAGCGCTGCTTCCGTGATTGCTATGGCCGGTGATGAAATTGTGATGTCGCCGGTGGCCATGATGATGATCCATAATCCGGCTACCGTTATTTTTGGCGAAGCCGCGGATCTCCAAAGCGGCATCAAGATGCTTAGCGAGGTCAAGGAAAGCATCGTCAACGCCTATGAGGCGAGAACAGGACTGCCAAGAGCAAAAATATCGAACATGATGGATGCGGAAACCTGGTTCAGCGCGCAAAAAGCGGTGGAACTAGGCTTTGCCGATCAAATCCTCTACGCGCCTGAAAACACAGATGCATCAGAGGGTTTTATTTTTGACAAAATGACCGTCACCAACGCTTTTTTACGAAAGCTTCCGAAGGTAAAACCGGAGCATCCGATTACGCAGGCGGGGACGACGCATAAAGAACTGCTGACAAGGCTGGAACTTTTGAAATAA
- a CDS encoding phage head closure protein, producing MNPGELNCRITLQQETKVPDGQGGYATAYAPRSIVWAKVITVTAKTTDQYEQMVPEILHRIIIRYRRNVAVTDRIQYGSRVFEQIGPPIDEGEKHAFLRLECREVVADAADD from the coding sequence ATGAATCCAGGAGAACTCAACTGCCGCATTACGCTGCAGCAGGAAACCAAAGTGCCTGACGGTCAGGGAGGCTACGCGACTGCTTACGCCCCCCGCTCAATCGTCTGGGCTAAAGTGATCACTGTAACGGCCAAAACGACAGACCAGTACGAGCAAATGGTGCCGGAAATATTACACCGCATCATTATTCGCTATCGCCGCAATGTGGCGGTGACAGACCGGATTCAATACGGCAGCAGGGTGTTCGAGCAGATCGGGCCACCCATTGATGAAGGCGAAAAACACGCATTCTTACGACTCGAATGCAGGGAGGTGGTGGCCGATGCGGCCGACGATTAG
- a CDS encoding head-tail connector protein, giving the protein MAEPLTLTEVKEYLRIDGEEENALLTALLSAAISHSENYLQAPLPSETPTPVKQALLILIGHFYEQRMGEDIPNVVYVLLSPYRAHLW; this is encoded by the coding sequence ATGGCTGAGCCGCTAACGCTGACGGAAGTAAAGGAATACCTGCGCATTGACGGTGAGGAGGAAAATGCCCTTCTCACCGCCTTGCTTTCCGCGGCGATATCTCACTCGGAAAACTATCTACAAGCGCCGCTGCCCAGTGAAACGCCAACCCCCGTTAAACAAGCCTTGCTGATTTTAATCGGACATTTTTATGAGCAGCGTATGGGCGAAGATATTCCCAATGTGGTATATGTTCTTCTTTCGCCGTATCGCGCGCATCTTTGGTAG
- a CDS encoding phage tail tube protein has product MPLIPSDGVDFLLKVNTGTKETPVWTVVGGQRGATLSLTAEQIDASNKQSGAWKTSVPGMMSWSIDADAVMLTDSSGLSIDAGRAKLLTVFANRELVHVRYVRKDGSKFQGYAAITDLSEESPHDGVATYKITLAGAGAPEEVNGTKQVETAEVVGTITTAGNATFTITAAGMTGSPKAISVAVALNDSAAVVAQKAREALAADSAVTAKFSVSGYGTMVELTALTAVANDSTLNVAIANGTCAGLTAAPTSANTTAGVAPAA; this is encoded by the coding sequence ATGCCTTTAATTCCAAGCGATGGCGTGGATTTTCTGTTAAAAGTAAATACAGGGACGAAAGAAACTCCGGTTTGGACGGTGGTTGGCGGACAGCGCGGCGCAACCTTGAGTTTGACTGCGGAGCAAATTGATGCCTCCAATAAACAGTCCGGAGCCTGGAAAACCAGTGTTCCCGGCATGATGTCCTGGAGCATTGACGCTGATGCAGTGATGCTGACCGATTCGTCCGGCTTAAGCATTGATGCCGGCAGGGCCAAGCTGCTTACGGTATTTGCCAACCGGGAATTGGTGCATGTGCGGTATGTCCGCAAGGATGGGTCGAAATTTCAAGGCTATGCGGCCATTACCGATTTGAGCGAGGAGTCCCCGCATGACGGCGTGGCAACGTATAAAATTACCTTGGCTGGTGCTGGAGCGCCCGAAGAAGTGAACGGGACCAAGCAGGTGGAAACGGCTGAAGTTGTCGGAACCATTACGACCGCCGGCAATGCCACCTTTACGATTACTGCTGCCGGGATGACCGGCTCGCCCAAAGCCATCAGTGTAGCTGTGGCGCTCAACGATTCGGCAGCCGTGGTAGCGCAAAAAGCCCGTGAAGCTTTGGCGGCGGATAGCGCAGTGACCGCGAAATTCAGCGTGAGTGGCTATGGAACTATGGTCGAGCTGACTGCTTTAACTGCAGTGGCCAACGACAGCACGCTCAACGTTGCTATTGCCAATGGAACCTGTGCTGGCTTGACGGCGGCTCCGACATCGGCCAATACGACTGCAGGGGTAGCACCGGCAGCATAA
- a CDS encoding head fiber protein, with translation MSNVKNYTEQGGDKTVIGGTLEIVAGGQVVGLFTPAAFQADSTATTIAGLVTDLNSLLAKLKAAGLMEPTDG, from the coding sequence ATGAGTAACGTCAAAAACTATACGGAGCAAGGCGGAGACAAAACCGTAATTGGCGGTACCTTGGAGATTGTGGCAGGCGGGCAGGTAGTGGGCCTTTTTACACCCGCCGCATTTCAGGCTGACAGTACGGCGACTACCATAGCAGGGCTAGTGACGGACTTAAATTCGCTTCTGGCTAAGCTAAAAGCTGCGGGCCTTATGGAACCAACCGATGGCTGA
- a CDS encoding phage portal protein: protein MKIPFLSRIFQTRASPKNSFWGSAYSFFFGTSSSGKAVNERTALQTTAVYACVRILAETIASLPTHTYRYAPNGKEKATDHPIYYLLHSEPNPEMTSFVFRETLMGHLLLWGNAYAQIIRDGRGKAVALYPLLPNKMTVNRTDQGILYYQYEKDGQSYFLRNYEVLHIPGLGFDGLIGYSPIAMAKNAIGMAIATEEYGAKFFANGANPGGVLEHPGVVKDPARIRESWNAVYQGSGNAHRVAVLEEGMKFQSIGIPPEQAQFLETRKFQLNEIARIFRIPPHMIGDLEKSSFSNIEQQSLEFVMYTLDPWVVRWEQALQRALFSESEKRQYFVKFNVDGLLRGDYQSRMNGYAVGRQNGWLSSNDIRELENLNRIPAELGGDLYLINGNMTKLADAGAFAKNNTKGMEGSK, encoded by the coding sequence ATGAAAATACCATTTTTATCAAGAATATTTCAAACGCGGGCCAGCCCGAAAAACAGCTTCTGGGGCAGTGCCTACAGTTTTTTCTTCGGCACAAGCTCCAGCGGCAAGGCGGTCAATGAGCGGACGGCGCTACAGACAACAGCGGTCTATGCCTGCGTCAGGATACTGGCCGAAACCATAGCTTCGCTGCCAACGCACACCTACCGGTATGCACCCAATGGCAAAGAAAAGGCAACAGATCATCCCATATACTACCTGCTCCATAGCGAGCCAAATCCGGAGATGACTTCATTTGTGTTTCGAGAAACACTGATGGGTCATCTTTTATTATGGGGCAATGCCTATGCCCAGATCATCCGCGATGGGCGGGGCAAAGCAGTAGCCTTGTACCCGCTCTTGCCCAATAAAATGACCGTCAACCGGACAGATCAGGGTATTCTGTACTACCAATATGAAAAAGACGGACAATCCTATTTCCTTAGGAATTACGAAGTTCTCCACATTCCCGGCCTTGGCTTTGACGGCCTGATCGGGTATTCGCCCATTGCCATGGCCAAAAACGCCATCGGTATGGCAATCGCCACAGAGGAATATGGGGCTAAGTTCTTCGCCAACGGAGCGAATCCCGGTGGTGTCTTAGAGCATCCAGGGGTAGTCAAAGATCCGGCGCGAATCAGGGAAAGCTGGAACGCCGTGTACCAGGGCAGCGGCAACGCTCACCGGGTAGCGGTGCTGGAAGAAGGCATGAAGTTTCAAAGCATCGGCATACCGCCGGAGCAAGCGCAATTTCTGGAGACTCGCAAGTTCCAACTGAACGAAATCGCCCGCATTTTTCGCATTCCGCCGCACATGATCGGCGACCTGGAGAAATCCAGCTTTTCCAACATTGAGCAGCAGTCGCTGGAGTTTGTCATGTATACCCTGGACCCATGGGTGGTACGTTGGGAGCAGGCCTTGCAACGAGCCTTGTTTAGTGAAAGTGAAAAGCGGCAGTACTTCGTAAAATTCAACGTGGATGGGCTGCTACGGGGCGACTACCAGAGCCGGATGAACGGTTACGCTGTTGGTCGGCAAAATGGCTGGCTGTCCAGCAATGATATCCGCGAACTGGAAAATCTCAACCGGATACCGGCTGAACTTGGCGGAGACTTATATCTCATCAACGGCAATATGACCAAGCTTGCCGACGCAGGAGCTTTTGCCAAAAACAATACGAAGGGAATGGAGGGAAGCAAATGA
- a CDS encoding DUF2163 domain-containing protein, translating to MATTLTISGRRNINTNTQTEYQHDLKRVWITGGVAVRGTRNINMQVSSFYVSDLKRNWLSGGLSVKGTRFINTQTQTAYIHDLKRSWLPGGLRVIGTRNINSSALPSYVADLFRIKNVTLEQFSSVMYLLRRILQPPGIPWMQTDVTTIAWCWNLTLQDGAVMGFTNHDRDLVINNITYEASSGFEPTAVDTTNDMATDNLDVTGMLDSERIKTTDISNGRFDFAEVEIFLCNWAKVTDPVLILRRGTIGRISHGKNGFQAEVRGLLEAFQQAAGLAYQKQCRAQFGDSQCGLNKAAYTFTGSVTSISQDGSFSTNLTQEDDYFSYGVIRFDRTGEEMEVKKYSQTGGGISLFLPVSDIAVGDTFSVSAGCDGNFSTCKTRFSNVFNFRGEPFIPGNDLMASYPGKQDSATVPESQANNPENLRWGGSG from the coding sequence TTGGCTACGACATTAACTATTAGCGGGCGGCGTAATATAAACACGAATACGCAGACGGAATATCAACACGACCTGAAAAGGGTTTGGATTACTGGTGGCGTTGCAGTTCGGGGAACTAGAAATATTAATATGCAGGTATCAAGCTTCTATGTCTCTGACTTAAAACGCAACTGGCTGTCTGGCGGTTTATCGGTTAAAGGCACCCGTTTTATCAATACTCAAACGCAGACTGCGTATATTCATGATCTCAAACGGAGTTGGCTTCCAGGCGGACTTAGAGTCATAGGTACCAGAAATATTAACTCAAGTGCATTGCCGTCATATGTCGCAGATCTATTTCGCATTAAGAATGTGACTCTGGAACAATTTTCTAGCGTAATGTATTTACTTCGGAGGATTCTGCAACCCCCGGGAATACCGTGGATGCAAACCGATGTGACTACTATTGCCTGGTGTTGGAATTTAACGTTGCAAGATGGTGCCGTCATGGGATTTACTAACCATGACAGAGATCTTGTCATCAATAACATAACCTACGAGGCAAGCAGCGGCTTTGAGCCAACCGCTGTGGATACGACAAATGATATGGCAACCGATAATCTTGACGTAACTGGCATGCTCGACAGCGAACGTATTAAAACGACCGATATCTCAAACGGACGTTTTGACTTCGCCGAAGTCGAGATTTTTTTATGTAACTGGGCAAAGGTGACCGATCCTGTGCTGATTTTGAGACGGGGTACCATTGGCCGTATTTCGCACGGGAAAAACGGTTTTCAGGCCGAAGTTCGCGGTTTGCTGGAAGCTTTTCAACAAGCAGCGGGATTAGCGTACCAAAAACAATGCCGGGCACAGTTTGGCGACAGTCAATGCGGTTTGAATAAAGCAGCCTACACTTTTACAGGTTCGGTAACTTCAATCTCCCAGGATGGTTCTTTTTCAACCAATCTCACGCAAGAAGATGACTATTTTAGTTATGGCGTAATTCGTTTTGACCGAACCGGTGAAGAAATGGAAGTTAAAAAATATAGCCAAACCGGCGGCGGTATTTCACTATTCTTGCCGGTCTCAGATATTGCAGTAGGAGACACGTTTTCTGTTTCCGCGGGGTGTGACGGGAATTTTTCTACTTGTAAAACAAGGTTCAGCAACGTTTTTAATTTTCGGGGAGAGCCATTCATTCCTGGTAATGACTTAATGGCATCCTATCCCGGAAAGCAAGACTCAGCAACTGTTCCGGAAAGTCAGGCGAATAATCCAGAGAATTTGAGGTGGGGAGGAAGTGGATAG
- a CDS encoding DUF2460 domain-containing protein has product MQAFHEVQFPPDISYGVTGGPEYSTDVVMTGSGYEQRNINWSQAKCKYQAAHGVKNENQMRRLLAFFRARRGKAYGFRFKDWLDFTGSREMIGVGDGKTITFQLIKTYIDDAGYTEVRKIRKPVTGTVRVYLDGAEQTDGWSVNYTTGIVTFTAAPAAEVIITADYEFDVPVRFDTDHCPLSIKEWDIYSWDNIPLVEIRV; this is encoded by the coding sequence ATGCAAGCTTTTCATGAAGTGCAGTTTCCACCCGATATCTCCTATGGCGTAACTGGCGGTCCGGAGTATTCTACCGATGTTGTCATGACCGGTTCAGGCTATGAGCAGCGCAATATCAACTGGTCCCAGGCAAAATGTAAGTACCAAGCCGCGCATGGTGTTAAAAATGAAAACCAGATGAGAAGGCTGCTCGCCTTCTTCCGTGCGCGGCGCGGCAAAGCGTATGGCTTTCGCTTTAAGGATTGGCTTGACTTTACGGGAAGCAGAGAAATGATCGGTGTCGGCGATGGAAAAACGATAACCTTTCAACTAATAAAAACCTACATTGATGATGCCGGCTATACAGAGGTAAGAAAAATCCGAAAGCCAGTGACAGGGACGGTCAGGGTATATCTGGATGGTGCTGAACAGACCGACGGATGGTCGGTAAATTACACGACCGGGATTGTCACCTTTACCGCGGCGCCAGCCGCAGAGGTTATTATCACTGCGGATTATGAGTTTGATGTGCCTGTCCGCTTTGACACTGATCATTGCCCGCTATCCATTAAGGAATGGGACATTTATAGCTGGGACAATATTCCGCTGGTTGAAATACGAGTATAG
- a CDS encoding HK97 gp10 family phage protein, with protein sequence MRPTIRFTGIDQCISFGDLISTNVSQAIEKETEQGAKEVRKRERELAPVKSGLLRKSIVNRKGKYGISRMVRAKAPHAPLQEYGTKRGVKGKHFAERARRELLPGIQEKIRSAVRNEVRR encoded by the coding sequence ATGCGGCCGACGATTAGGTTTACAGGGATTGATCAATGCATTTCCTTCGGCGATCTTATTTCTACCAATGTCAGCCAGGCGATTGAAAAGGAAACTGAGCAAGGCGCCAAAGAGGTGCGCAAGCGGGAGCGGGAACTGGCGCCGGTCAAAAGCGGCCTGCTTCGGAAAAGCATCGTGAACCGCAAAGGAAAGTACGGTATCTCCCGCATGGTCAGGGCCAAAGCGCCGCATGCGCCGCTGCAGGAATATGGCACCAAACGGGGCGTGAAGGGCAAACATTTTGCTGAGCGGGCGCGACGGGAGCTGCTGCCGGGAATTCAGGAGAAGATCCGTTCAGCAGTGCGAAATGAGGTGAGACGGTGA
- a CDS encoding DUF3168 domain-containing protein → MKRSPVSPLNKALYERLQSQMNVAVYDYVPAGKKAPYVVMTDSTAQSWGTKTVCGAEVMATIKVLSEYQGDKEVAELCDAAISAIQTQPLALTDAWQVGLSSVDSHSVERLETHREATVTFKFTIIDTKE, encoded by the coding sequence GTGAAGCGCTCACCGGTATCGCCTCTCAACAAGGCACTGTATGAACGGCTTCAGAGCCAGATGAACGTTGCCGTCTATGATTATGTCCCTGCCGGCAAGAAAGCGCCGTATGTGGTGATGACCGATTCGACAGCGCAGAGCTGGGGTACAAAAACGGTGTGCGGCGCAGAGGTTATGGCCACCATTAAGGTTCTCAGCGAGTACCAGGGAGATAAAGAAGTGGCTGAGCTTTGCGATGCTGCCATTTCGGCAATTCAGACGCAGCCATTGGCGTTAACGGATGCGTGGCAGGTCGGGCTTTCGAGCGTGGACAGCCATTCGGTGGAACGTCTGGAAACGCACCGCGAAGCTACGGTAACCTTCAAGTTTACGATTATTGATACTAAGGAGTGA
- a CDS encoding tape measure protein, producing the protein MAGNAAMTIFIGGDNSDFLKKWESTRRALRKGLGSEAMAASESIATGLAAATAALGVFGIASIKLAGDMDASRKALTTLLGDAQAAEKMLSELATFAADTPFELPGLLTASKKLLAFGFASQDIIPMLAAIGDAAAMLGIGQEGISRLTNAIGQMQAKGKVSAEEMMQLAEAGVPAWKFLADAIGTDIPTAMKMAEQGAIDSTTGINALLMGMQSKFQGGMEAMSKTIPGLMSTIKDNVGMVMVEIGDSIAKNLNLVEKLQGVADWLSQFAAAVKALGLKEALQGMIPPEVIASVFVLSGALLGAAVPALVAFGIAAWTALAPLLPFIAAGAAVGLLAYEIWTNWEPLSELFSTLWSTVTAIFTDAWNAITNVVDNAVTTVTTAISDAWNAIVSFTVGIWNSIVTTISEAWNWITGLVEDALSAVAQFIGDGWNAAGEATSSVWNGIVDLIDGAWASIKEVVAQGINWIVDKLSPLKSFFAQFIPDSVGDWFNKVTEGIGKIGAAAGKFSFGFSRKDISALLPQMTKPNTKFTGLTNAAPGTSSPASGSGTDKAAKDFEKLQKKAEQASKAIEKEWLQLTATQMDALDAWFADELDTLNESKEANENYERDVLRLNEIYAAKKKKILLDEQKENNRIADQAADLARSLSDKMGGLGLAGVDKQKFDIETDAARQIGDIQKKYRDLALEYSTGTASQQEQFRKAWEANGIQFTIAETGMVDFSRQAAAEQVAIEAEKNQKIKDLHYDRVKFQEELDRARSDGDITKFQQLLTTEQAMFAQDLAGKQQFIDAYYEVWKGSHKSSVEIMAQQMSGTYDGLKDFFSDVITGTKSIGEAWQDLGKRIMKIIADMAAEWLASQIIMSLFPSFAPAKTRGGISGIPGQYAAGGNYPGGLALVGEKGPELINFNRGGHVFTAAETKKVLRADANNTRPMIINMNITTPDASSFRRSQSQIMAEANAAFALGRRNL; encoded by the coding sequence ATGGCCGGAAATGCAGCGATGACAATTTTTATCGGCGGTGATAACAGCGACTTTCTGAAAAAATGGGAGAGCACCAGACGCGCCTTACGCAAAGGGCTTGGTTCGGAAGCGATGGCAGCGTCAGAAAGCATTGCCACCGGCCTAGCCGCCGCAACCGCAGCCCTCGGCGTTTTCGGTATTGCCAGCATCAAATTGGCGGGCGACATGGACGCCAGCCGCAAAGCGCTCACGACGCTGCTCGGCGATGCGCAGGCAGCAGAAAAAATGCTCTCCGAGCTGGCCACGTTTGCGGCGGATACCCCTTTTGAATTGCCAGGTCTTTTGACTGCATCGAAAAAACTATTGGCCTTCGGCTTTGCGTCGCAAGACATCATTCCGATGCTGGCAGCCATTGGGGACGCGGCGGCGATGTTAGGGATTGGGCAGGAGGGCATTAGCCGCTTAACCAATGCCATCGGCCAAATGCAAGCCAAAGGAAAAGTATCGGCGGAAGAAATGATGCAGCTTGCTGAAGCCGGTGTGCCAGCCTGGAAGTTTTTAGCGGATGCCATTGGCACGGACATCCCAACCGCAATGAAAATGGCCGAACAAGGTGCGATTGACAGCACTACCGGCATCAATGCGCTCTTAATGGGCATGCAGTCCAAGTTCCAGGGCGGCATGGAAGCCATGAGCAAGACCATCCCTGGACTCATGTCGACCATCAAGGACAATGTGGGCATGGTCATGGTCGAAATCGGCGACAGTATTGCGAAGAATTTAAATCTGGTCGAAAAGCTGCAAGGCGTTGCAGACTGGTTGTCGCAATTTGCTGCGGCAGTCAAAGCGCTCGGGCTGAAAGAAGCTCTGCAAGGCATGATCCCGCCAGAGGTCATCGCCTCGGTGTTTGTCCTCTCCGGCGCGTTATTGGGAGCGGCAGTTCCAGCGCTTGTGGCGTTTGGGATTGCGGCCTGGACGGCACTGGCCCCTCTATTACCCTTTATTGCAGCCGGCGCTGCAGTAGGGCTACTGGCTTACGAAATCTGGACCAATTGGGAGCCGCTATCCGAATTGTTCAGCACTTTGTGGAGTACGGTTACGGCCATTTTTACTGATGCTTGGAACGCGATTACCAATGTAGTAGACAATGCTGTGACCACAGTGACTACAGCTATTTCTGACGCTTGGAATGCCATCGTAAGTTTCACGGTTGGCATCTGGAACAGCATTGTAACGACCATATCCGAAGCGTGGAATTGGATCACCGGTCTTGTTGAAGATGCGCTGAGTGCGGTGGCCCAGTTCATTGGAGATGGCTGGAACGCGGCGGGTGAAGCCACCTCAAGTGTATGGAACGGCATCGTAGATTTAATCGATGGCGCTTGGGCCAGCATTAAAGAAGTGGTTGCACAGGGCATCAACTGGATTGTGGACAAACTTAGCCCGCTGAAAAGCTTTTTTGCACAGTTCATTCCCGATTCGGTAGGAGACTGGTTTAACAAGGTCACTGAGGGAATAGGTAAAATAGGTGCGGCGGCGGGCAAGTTCAGCTTTGGCTTTAGCCGCAAGGATATATCCGCCCTGCTTCCTCAGATGACAAAGCCTAACACCAAGTTCACGGGTTTAACAAATGCCGCCCCAGGCACAAGTTCGCCAGCGAGCGGCAGTGGAACAGACAAAGCGGCAAAAGATTTTGAGAAACTGCAGAAAAAAGCGGAGCAGGCAAGCAAGGCGATTGAAAAAGAATGGCTGCAGCTTACCGCCACCCAGATGGATGCCCTTGACGCCTGGTTTGCCGATGAACTGGACACCCTGAACGAATCCAAAGAAGCAAATGAGAACTATGAGCGGGATGTTCTGCGGCTTAATGAGATTTACGCCGCCAAAAAGAAAAAGATTCTGCTGGACGAGCAAAAGGAAAACAACCGGATTGCCGATCAGGCGGCTGATTTGGCCCGGAGTCTCTCCGACAAAATGGGCGGGCTTGGCCTGGCTGGCGTTGACAAGCAGAAGTTTGACATCGAAACCGATGCGGCGCGGCAAATCGGTGACATACAGAAAAAATACAGGGATCTTGCCCTGGAGTATTCCACTGGCACAGCTTCCCAGCAGGAGCAGTTTCGCAAGGCGTGGGAAGCCAATGGAATCCAGTTTACTATCGCAGAAACTGGCATGGTGGATTTCAGCCGCCAGGCGGCTGCCGAACAGGTCGCCATTGAAGCTGAGAAAAACCAAAAAATAAAAGATCTGCACTACGATCGCGTGAAATTTCAGGAAGAACTGGACAGAGCGCGGTCAGACGGGGACATCACCAAATTCCAACAGCTTCTAACTACCGAGCAGGCGATGTTCGCACAAGACTTAGCAGGAAAGCAACAATTTATTGATGCGTATTATGAAGTTTGGAAGGGGTCTCATAAATCTTCCGTGGAGATAATGGCTCAGCAAATGTCCGGTACTTACGATGGCCTGAAAGACTTTTTTTCAGACGTTATTACCGGTACGAAATCCATAGGGGAAGCTTGGCAGGATCTAGGCAAAAGAATTATGAAAATTATTGCGGATATGGCGGCTGAGTGGCTGGCAAGCCAAATTATCATGTCTTTATTTCCCTCGTTTGCACCCGCAAAAACACGAGGCGGGATTTCCGGAATTCCAGGACAATATGCTGCCGGCGGCAACTATCCCGGCGGCCTTGCCTTAGTCGGGGAAAAAGGGCCTGAACTTATTAATTTCAATCGGGGCGGCCATGTATTTACCGCAGCGGAAACTAAGAAAGTGTTACGTGCCGATGCAAACAATACCAGACCTATGATCATTAATATGAACATCACGACACCGGATGCTTCCAGTTTCCGCCGCAGTCAGTCGCAAATCATGGCAGAGGCTAACGCCGCTTTTGCTTTGGGAAGGAGAAATCTCTAG
- a CDS encoding phage major capsid protein, which yields MNKILDLREKRAKLWDSTKAFLDSRRNENGLLSAEDTATYEKMEADVVNLGKEIDRLERQAVLDLELSKPTSAALTNRPSQHQETEKTGRASNEYKAAFWKAMKNKNSFDVQNALQVGTDSEGGYLVPDEFERTLVEALEEENIFRQMATIITTSSGDRKIPVVATKGTASWVDEEGVIPEADDAFGQVSIGAYKLATMIKVSEELLNDSVFNLEQYIAKEFARRIGAKEEEAFFVGDGTGKPTGIFNATGGAGLGITTASATAITIDEIMDLFYSLKSPYRKNAVFVTNDATVKTIRKLKDGNGQYLWQPSVTAGQPDTILNRPLKTSAYVQGIAAAAKTIAFGDFSYYWVADRQGRAFQRLNELFAATGQVGFKATQRVDGKLILAEAIKVLQMKA from the coding sequence ATGAATAAAATATTGGACCTGCGCGAGAAACGCGCCAAGCTTTGGGATAGCACCAAAGCTTTTTTAGATTCCCGGCGAAATGAAAACGGACTGTTGTCGGCCGAGGACACGGCCACCTATGAAAAAATGGAAGCCGATGTGGTGAACCTGGGAAAAGAGATTGATCGCCTGGAGCGCCAAGCGGTTTTGGATCTTGAACTTTCCAAACCGACCAGCGCCGCCCTTACGAATAGGCCCAGCCAGCACCAGGAAACGGAAAAAACCGGCAGGGCTTCGAATGAGTACAAAGCGGCCTTCTGGAAAGCGATGAAGAACAAAAACAGCTTTGATGTGCAAAATGCACTGCAGGTAGGAACGGATTCTGAGGGAGGTTACCTTGTACCTGATGAATTTGAGCGCACCCTCGTGGAAGCCTTGGAGGAGGAAAACATCTTCCGGCAAATGGCGACAATCATCACCACCTCCTCGGGAGATCGGAAAATTCCGGTGGTCGCTACCAAGGGGACCGCTTCCTGGGTGGATGAAGAAGGGGTTATCCCCGAAGCCGACGATGCCTTCGGCCAGGTTTCCATTGGAGCCTATAAGCTGGCCACCATGATCAAGGTGTCCGAAGAACTCCTCAATGACAGCGTATTTAATTTGGAGCAATACATTGCCAAAGAGTTTGCGCGGCGCATTGGGGCAAAAGAGGAGGAAGCCTTCTTTGTCGGTGACGGCACCGGGAAGCCTACCGGTATTTTCAATGCCACCGGCGGTGCCGGGCTGGGAATCACGACTGCCAGCGCGACAGCCATCACCATCGACGAAATCATGGACCTGTTCTATTCCTTGAAATCCCCTTACCGCAAAAATGCCGTTTTTGTAACCAATGACGCGACCGTCAAGACCATTCGGAAACTTAAAGACGGGAACGGCCAGTATCTGTGGCAACCTTCGGTTACTGCAGGCCAGCCGGATACTATCCTGAACCGCCCGCTAAAAACCTCCGCCTATGTTCAGGGTATTGCGGCAGCTGCTAAAACCATCGCCTTTGGCGACTTTAGCTATTACTGGGTTGCGGATCGTCAGGGGCGGGCTTTCCAGCGGCTCAATGAACTCTTTGCCGCTACGGGACAAGTCGGCTTTAAAGCCACCCAACGTGTGGATGGCAAGCTGATTCTTGCAGAAGCCATTAAAGTGCTGCAAATGAAGGCGTAG